In Piliocolobus tephrosceles isolate RC106 chromosome 6, ASM277652v3, whole genome shotgun sequence, the following are encoded in one genomic region:
- the DEGS2 gene encoding sphingolipid delta(4)-desaturase/C4-monooxygenase DES2 has protein sequence MGNSASRSDFEWVYTDQPHTQRRKEILAKYPAIKALMRPDPRLKWAVLALVLMQLLACWLVRGLAWRWLLFWAYAFGGCVNHSLTLAIHDISHNAAFGTGCAARNRWLAVFANLPVGVPYAASFKKYHVDHHRYLGGDGLDVDVPTRLEGWFFCTPARKLLWLVLQPFFYSLRPLCVHPKAVTRMEVLNTLVQLAADVAIFALWGLKPMVYLLASSLLGLGLHPISGHFVAEHYMFLKGHETYSYYGPLNWITFNVGYHVEHHDFPSIPGYSLPLVRKMAPEYYDHLPQHHSWVKVLWDFVFEDSLGPYARVKRVYRLAKDGL, from the exons ATGGGCAACAGCGCGAGTCGCAGCGACTTCGAGTGGGTCTACACCGACCAGCCGCACACGCAGCGGCGCAAGGAGATACTGG CCAAGTACCCGGCCATCAAGGCCCTGATGCGGCCCGACCCGCGCCTCAAGTGGGCAGTGCTGGCGCTGGTGCTGATGCAGCTGCTGGCCTGCTGGCTGGTGCGCGGGCTGGCCTGGCGCTGGCTGCTCTTCTGGGCCTACGCCTTTGGAGGCTGTGTGAACCACTCGCTGACGCTGGCCATCCACGACATCTCGCACAATGCGGCCTTTGGCACGGGCTGCGCAGCGCGCAACCGCTGGCTGGCCGTGTTTGCCAATTTGCCTGTAGGTGTGCCCTATGCCGCCTCCTTCAAGAAGTACCACGTGGACCACCACCGTTACCTGGGCGGTGATGGGCTGGACGTGGATGTGCCCACGCGCCTGGAGGGCTGGTTCTTCTGCACGCCCGCCCGCAAGCTGCTCTGGCTGGTGCTGCAGCCCTTCTTCTACTCGCTGCGGCCGCTCTGCGTCCACCCCAAGGCCGTGACCCGCATGGAGGTGCTCAACACGCTGGTGCAGCTGGCGGCCGATGTGGCCATCTTTGCCCTCTGGGGGCTCAAGCCCATGGTCTACCTGCTGGCCAGCTCcctcctgggcctgggcctgcacCCCATCTCGGGCCACTTCGTGGCCGAGCACTACATGTTCCTCAAGGGCCACGAGACCTACTCCTACTATGGGCCCCTCAACTGGATCACCTTCAACGTGGGCTACCACGTGGAGCACCACGACTTCCCCAGCATCCCGGGCTACAGCCTGCCCCTG GTACGGAAGATGGCGCCCGAGTACTATGACCACCTGCCGCAGCACCACTCGTGGGTGAAGGTGCTCTGGGATTTTGTGTTTGAGGACTCCCTAGGGCCCTACGCCAGGGTGAAGCGGGTGTACAGGCTGGCAAAGGACGGCCTGTGA